The Streptomyces sp. Je 1-332 genome has a window encoding:
- a CDS encoding pyridoxamine 5'-phosphate oxidase family protein, translating to MTPYDPYDPYHHGSRAVQDRVGVRELADHVGRSIGDGIRPVAAAFLELQPMLVIGGADPAGAVWASLLTGEPGFVRATGPRQMSVAGRPRETDPLARALAQEGTPVGTIALDPRTRRRLRLNGRARPTPRGLAIEADQVFANCPKYIQKRQLSQGAMAARPKAPRHGVKLTGDQRAFLADADTFFLATVHAKGADVSHRGGNPGFVQVPSPYELTWRDYPGNSMFLTLGNLAADSRAGLLFLDWATGTTLQLTGTARTDHADDGSRTVRFTLTEAVETLCANPLGWSAPEYSPANPTQED from the coding sequence ATGACCCCGTACGACCCGTACGACCCGTACCACCACGGCTCCCGCGCCGTTCAGGACCGCGTCGGCGTGCGGGAACTGGCCGACCACGTGGGCCGGTCCATCGGAGACGGGATCCGTCCCGTCGCCGCCGCCTTTCTCGAACTGCAGCCCATGCTCGTGATCGGCGGCGCGGACCCGGCGGGCGCCGTCTGGGCCTCGCTGCTCACCGGAGAACCGGGGTTCGTGCGGGCCACGGGGCCGCGTCAGATGTCGGTCGCGGGCCGCCCGCGCGAGACCGACCCCCTCGCGCGGGCCCTCGCCCAGGAGGGCACTCCCGTCGGCACCATCGCCCTGGACCCCCGCACCCGGCGGCGCCTGCGGCTGAACGGACGGGCGCGGCCGACCCCCCGAGGCCTGGCGATCGAGGCCGATCAGGTCTTCGCGAACTGCCCGAAGTACATCCAGAAGCGGCAGCTTTCGCAGGGCGCCATGGCGGCTCGCCCGAAGGCGCCTCGCCACGGAGTGAAGCTCACCGGCGATCAGCGCGCGTTCCTGGCGGATGCGGACACCTTCTTCCTCGCCACCGTCCACGCGAAGGGCGCCGACGTCAGCCACCGGGGCGGCAATCCCGGCTTCGTCCAGGTCCCTTCCCCCTATGAACTCACCTGGCGGGACTACCCCGGCAACTCCATGTTCCTGACCCTCGGCAACCTCGCCGCCGACTCCCGCGCCGGCCTCCTCTTCCTCGACTGGGCGACCGGCACGACCCTCCAGCTCACCGGCACCGCTCGCACGGACCACGCCGACGACGGCTCCCGCACGGTCCGCTTCACCCTCACCGAGGCGGTGGAGACCCTCTGCGCGAACCCCTTGGGCTGGTCCGCACCGGAGTACTCTCCTGCCAATCCCACCCAAGAGGACTAG
- a CDS encoding superoxide dismutase yields MAIYTLPELPYDYAALEPVINPQIVELHHDKHHAAYVKGANDTLEQLEEARDKESWGAINGLEKNLAFHLSGHILHSIYWHNMNSPKDGGGGEPLAADGVGDLADAITESFGSFAKFKAQLTKASATTQGSGWGVLAYEPLSNRLIVEQVYDHQGNVGQGSTPILVFDAWEHAFYLQYKNQKVDFIDAMWAVVNWQDVAKRYAAAKQRVNSLLLAP; encoded by the coding sequence ATGGCCATTTACACGCTTCCAGAACTTCCGTACGACTACGCGGCGCTCGAGCCGGTCATCAATCCCCAGATCGTCGAGCTGCACCACGACAAGCACCACGCGGCGTACGTGAAGGGCGCGAACGACACCCTTGAGCAGCTGGAGGAGGCGCGCGACAAGGAGTCCTGGGGCGCCATCAACGGCCTGGAGAAGAACCTGGCCTTCCACCTCTCCGGCCACATCCTGCACAGCATCTACTGGCACAACATGAACAGCCCGAAGGACGGTGGCGGCGGCGAGCCGCTGGCCGCGGACGGGGTAGGCGACCTCGCGGACGCGATCACCGAGTCCTTCGGCTCCTTCGCCAAGTTCAAGGCCCAGCTGACCAAGGCCTCGGCGACCACGCAGGGTTCGGGCTGGGGTGTGCTCGCCTACGAGCCGCTCAGCAACCGCCTCATCGTCGAGCAGGTCTACGACCACCAGGGCAACGTCGGCCAGGGCTCGACGCCGATCCTGGTCTTCGACGCCTGGGAGCACGCCTTCTACCTGCAGTACAAGAACCAGAAGGTCGACTTCATCGACGCCATGTGGGCCGTCGTCAACTGGCAGGACGTGGCCAAGCGTTACGCGGCCGCGAAGCAGCGCGTGAACAGCCTGCTGCTCGCTCCCTGA
- a CDS encoding DsbA family protein: MSENGKSGKQGKPGKTPVDFWFDPLCPWAWMTSRWMLEVEKVRDVEVRWHVMSLAVLNEDRLDELPEEYRDMMETKAWGPVRVVIAAQQKHGDDYTGKLYTALGTRFHNQGEGPTREAIVSALKDVGLPEELAEYADSDTYDTQLRASHKEGIDMVGQDVGTPVIAVPGADGEQVAFFGPVVTPAPKGEAAARLWDGTLLVASTPGFYELKRTRKQGPIFD; the protein is encoded by the coding sequence ATGTCCGAGAACGGCAAGTCCGGCAAGCAAGGCAAGCCCGGCAAGACCCCCGTCGACTTCTGGTTCGACCCGCTGTGCCCCTGGGCCTGGATGACCTCGCGCTGGATGCTCGAGGTGGAGAAGGTCCGCGATGTCGAGGTCCGCTGGCATGTCATGAGCCTTGCCGTACTGAACGAGGACCGGCTCGACGAGCTGCCCGAGGAGTACCGCGACATGATGGAGACGAAGGCCTGGGGCCCGGTCCGTGTGGTCATCGCCGCCCAGCAGAAGCACGGCGACGACTACACCGGCAAGCTCTACACCGCCCTCGGCACCCGCTTCCACAACCAGGGCGAGGGCCCGACCCGCGAGGCGATCGTCTCCGCCCTCAAGGACGTCGGCCTGCCCGAGGAGCTCGCGGAGTACGCGGACTCGGACACGTACGACACCCAGCTGCGCGCCTCCCACAAGGAGGGCATCGACATGGTCGGCCAGGACGTGGGCACGCCCGTCATCGCGGTCCCCGGCGCGGACGGCGAGCAGGTCGCCTTCTTCGGCCCGGTCGTGACGCCCGCCCCCAAGGGCGAGGCCGCGGCCAGGCTCTGGGACGGCACGCTCCTGGTCGCGTCCACGCCCGGCTTCTACGAGCTCAAGCGGACGCGCAAGCAGGGGCCGATCTTCGACTGA
- a CDS encoding TIGR03767 family metallophosphoesterase, with translation MSRTRSVATAAQSAAHTALSAVDRRAFLAATGAVSLSAGIGYALRPAPSHAAAARGPAPVALSRQAPAAPLAPYRGGTTLGAVATPRGASGYRRLGDGPAWERVVRGDLAAAKNGREGRRTPLAAFVQFTDLHLVDVQHPLRYEYLRAQTASAWRPQEALSVAGAVALVERVNGLRGAPATGSPLHCVVTTGDNTDNNSRSELDWFLKTMSGGRITPNTGDPRRYEGVQDSGLKLYWHPDGDLRDSDKALGFPQVDGFLEAALREVNSPGLGLPWYSTVGNHDALPGGCWGPGDSYFSEFAVGGRKLMSLDESRGAALWKAVKKGRDPKGAQFKELLKSEARRMRSVTPDETRAPFTPAEYVQAHLDPAYKGHGPAGHGYTQENLDAGTQYYSFRVSDDVLGISLDSTDPGGHYEGSLGTAQMEWLERELKANEQQDGGGSYVIVFSHHTSRTMRNLRRDPDRPREGRHGGDEIVTLLGRHRSVLAWVNGHSHKNKITAHQTPGGAFWEISTASHIDFPQLARVVELSDNHDGTISLFTTLIESSAPHRTDYADLSQTGLAALYRELSFNAPGAKPASGGEPDDRNTELILKKG, from the coding sequence ATGTCGCGCACACGCTCTGTCGCCACCGCCGCCCAGTCCGCCGCCCATACCGCCCTGTCCGCCGTGGACCGCCGGGCCTTCCTCGCGGCCACCGGAGCCGTCTCCCTCTCCGCGGGCATCGGCTACGCGCTGAGACCCGCCCCCAGCCACGCCGCCGCCGCGCGCGGACCCGCCCCCGTCGCGCTCTCCCGGCAGGCGCCCGCCGCGCCGCTCGCGCCCTATCGCGGCGGCACCACGCTGGGCGCCGTCGCCACCCCGCGCGGCGCCTCCGGCTACCGGCGGCTCGGCGACGGTCCCGCCTGGGAGCGTGTGGTCCGCGGTGATCTCGCCGCGGCCAAGAACGGCCGCGAGGGACGGCGCACCCCGCTCGCCGCGTTCGTCCAGTTCACCGACCTGCACCTGGTCGACGTACAGCACCCGCTGCGGTACGAGTATCTGCGTGCCCAGACGGCGAGCGCCTGGCGCCCGCAGGAGGCCCTCTCGGTGGCCGGCGCGGTCGCGCTCGTCGAGCGGGTCAACGGGCTGCGCGGCGCGCCCGCCACCGGATCGCCGCTGCACTGCGTGGTCACGACGGGCGACAACACCGACAACAACTCCCGCTCCGAGCTCGACTGGTTCCTCAAGACCATGAGCGGCGGGCGCATCACGCCCAACACCGGTGACCCGCGCCGCTACGAGGGTGTTCAGGACAGCGGCCTGAAGCTGTACTGGCACCCGGACGGCGATCTCCGCGACTCCGACAAGGCCCTCGGCTTCCCGCAGGTCGACGGCTTCCTGGAGGCCGCGCTCCGCGAGGTCAACAGCCCCGGCCTCGGCCTTCCCTGGTACTCGACCGTCGGCAACCACGACGCGCTGCCCGGCGGCTGCTGGGGCCCCGGCGACTCGTACTTCTCCGAGTTCGCCGTCGGCGGGCGGAAGTTGATGTCCCTGGACGAATCGCGCGGCGCCGCTCTGTGGAAGGCCGTCAAGAAGGGGCGCGACCCCAAGGGTGCACAGTTCAAGGAGCTGTTGAAGAGCGAGGCCCGGAGGATGCGCTCGGTCACCCCGGACGAGACCCGCGCGCCCTTCACCCCCGCCGAGTACGTTCAGGCCCATCTCGACCCGGCGTACAAGGGCCACGGCCCCGCGGGCCACGGCTACACGCAGGAGAACCTCGACGCGGGAACCCAGTACTACTCCTTCCGCGTCAGCGACGACGTCCTCGGCATCAGCCTGGACTCGACGGACCCCGGCGGCCACTACGAAGGCTCGCTTGGTACGGCCCAAATGGAGTGGCTGGAAAGGGAGTTGAAGGCGAACGAGCAGCAGGACGGCGGAGGTTCGTACGTCATCGTCTTCAGTCACCACACCAGCCGCACCATGCGCAATCTGCGCCGGGACCCGGACCGCCCGCGCGAGGGCAGGCACGGCGGCGACGAGATCGTCACGCTGCTCGGCCGCCACCGTTCCGTCCTGGCATGGGTCAACGGCCACAGCCACAAGAACAAGATCACCGCGCATCAGACCCCGGGCGGCGCCTTCTGGGAGATCTCCACGGCCTCGCACATCGACTTCCCCCAGCTGGCCCGCGTCGTGGAGCTGAGTGACAACCACGACGGCACGATCTCGCTGTTCACCACCCTCATCGAGTCGTCGGCCCCGCACCGCACGGACTACGCCGACCTCTCCCAGACCGGCCTCGCCGCGCTCTACCGCGAACTGTCCTTCAACGCCCCCGGCGCGAAGCCCGCGTCGGGCGGCGAGCCGGACGACCGGAACACGGAGCTCATCCTCAAGAAAGGCTGA
- a CDS encoding CGNR zinc finger domain-containing protein, producing the protein MTAAPRTPHDPRPLVGEPLSLDLLNTRWTADGVRQDLLDGTEGLALWLAANRLDDRFGADEATLEHVLRARDAISTVVDGPDTAAGTARVNKILGHGRIRATLTAEGPGEETEFEDATWGAAWLAARDYLTLLATAPDRIRPCAHEACVLHFFDTSRNGTRRWCSMAACGNRAKASRHYARAREA; encoded by the coding sequence ATGACTGCCGCACCCCGCACCCCCCACGACCCCCGCCCCCTCGTCGGCGAGCCGCTCTCCCTCGATCTGCTCAACACCCGGTGGACGGCGGACGGCGTGCGCCAGGATCTCCTGGACGGCACCGAAGGGCTGGCCCTCTGGCTCGCGGCCAACCGGCTCGACGACCGCTTCGGCGCGGACGAGGCGACGCTGGAGCATGTGCTGCGGGCGCGCGACGCCATCTCCACCGTCGTGGACGGCCCGGACACGGCGGCGGGGACCGCCCGCGTCAACAAGATCCTCGGGCACGGACGGATCCGGGCGACCCTGACCGCCGAAGGCCCCGGCGAGGAAACCGAGTTCGAGGACGCGACGTGGGGCGCGGCCTGGCTGGCGGCGCGGGACTACCTGACGCTGCTCGCCACCGCGCCCGACCGCATCCGCCCCTGCGCGCACGAGGCCTGCGTCCTGCACTTCTTCGACACCTCGCGGAACGGCACGCGCCGCTGGTGCTCCATGGCCGCCTGCGGAAACCGGGCGAAGGCCTCCCGGCACTACGCCCGCGCCCGCGAGGCCTGA
- a CDS encoding serine hydrolase domain-containing protein: MAVRRRGLTGVAAGVAMAVTAGVFAGPAFAGESGGGNGDRHRATQRAMEAAVNDEAPGVTVQVKDRRGAWDSAAGIGDVQRQTPRGAHDHYRIGSISKTFLSTVLLQLVAEGELSLDDTVGRWLPGVVEGNGHDGDRITVRRLLNHTSGIYDVLTDPGAQDTVFTEKFLAHRYDTWTPEQHVAIAMSHKPDFKPGKDWNYSNTNYILAGMIIEKVTGETYADEIRRRIIEPLELSGTSVPPSTEFGLPEPSSRAYMKLSKAPDARAHDVTELNPSMMGASGGMISNSADLNVFNTALLRGKLLPKKQLAEMKKTVPQEEGNDDEGYGLGLVSRTTKCGEVVWGNGGDVHGSTTMMLASENGRHALAANFNSMEGDLYAILNAEFCGK, from the coding sequence ATGGCAGTACGCAGGAGAGGCCTGACGGGCGTGGCCGCGGGGGTGGCCATGGCGGTGACGGCGGGTGTGTTCGCGGGTCCCGCGTTCGCGGGGGAGTCCGGCGGGGGCAACGGCGACCGGCACCGGGCGACGCAGCGGGCGATGGAAGCCGCGGTCAACGACGAAGCCCCGGGCGTGACGGTCCAGGTGAAGGACAGGCGTGGAGCCTGGGACTCGGCAGCGGGCATCGGGGACGTCCAGCGGCAGACCCCGCGCGGCGCCCACGACCACTACCGCATCGGCAGCATCAGCAAGACGTTCCTGTCGACGGTGCTGCTCCAGCTGGTGGCCGAGGGGGAGCTCAGCCTCGACGACACGGTGGGGCGGTGGCTGCCGGGCGTGGTCGAGGGCAACGGCCACGACGGCGACCGCATCACGGTGCGCCGGCTCCTCAACCACACCAGCGGGATCTACGACGTACTGACCGACCCCGGGGCCCAGGACACGGTGTTCACCGAGAAGTTCCTCGCCCACCGCTACGACACCTGGACCCCCGAACAGCACGTCGCCATCGCCATGAGCCACAAGCCGGACTTCAAGCCCGGTAAAGACTGGAACTACTCCAACACCAACTACATCCTCGCCGGCATGATCATCGAGAAGGTGACGGGCGAGACGTACGCGGACGAGATCCGGCGGCGCATCATCGAACCGCTGGAGCTGAGCGGCACCAGTGTGCCCCCGAGCACGGAGTTCGGTCTGCCGGAGCCGAGTTCACGCGCGTACATGAAACTGTCCAAGGCCCCGGACGCCAGGGCCCACGACGTGACGGAGCTGAATCCGTCCATGATGGGCGCGTCGGGCGGGATGATCTCCAACTCCGCCGATCTGAACGTCTTCAACACCGCCCTGCTGCGCGGCAAGCTCCTGCCGAAGAAGCAGCTCGCCGAGATGAAGAAGACGGTCCCGCAGGAGGAGGGCAACGACGACGAGGGGTACGGGCTCGGCCTGGTGAGCCGCACGACCAAGTGCGGCGAGGTCGTCTGGGGCAACGGCGGCGATGTGCACGGCTCGACGACGATGATGCTGGCGTCCGAGAACGGCCGCCACGCGCTCGCCGCCAACTTCAACAGCATGGAAGGTGACTTGTACGCGATCCTGAACGCCGAGTTCTGCGGCAAGTGA
- the pepN gene encoding aminopeptidase N: protein MPGENLSRDEAQERAALLSVDGYEVFLDLRSAIGESDQEPRTFRSVTTLRFRSAEPGATSFADLIAPSVTALSLNGKDLDPAEVFDGTRITLEDLAAENELVVDAQCAYSRTGEGMHRFVDPEDGEVYLYTQYEPADSRRVFANFEQPDLKAPFRFEVRTPEGWTAWSNGAGELADGVWRFAETKPISTYITAVVAGPYHYVTDSYSRTFDDGTTLEIPLGAMCRKGLAKHFDADDVFLVTKQGLDFFHDNFDYPYPFGKYDQAFVPEYNLGAMENPGLVTFREEFIFRGKVTQASYERRANVILHEMAHMWFGDLVTMRWWDDLWLKESFADFMGAFSMVEATRFTNGWITFANNRKAWAYRADQLPSTHPVTADIRDLEDAKLNFDGITYAKGASVLKQLVAYAGRDAFLEGARRYFKRHAYGNTRLGDLLSVLEETSGRDMTTWSQAWLQTAGVNSLTPQVLLNAEGRITELSVIQEAAESHPELRPHRAAVGLYRRTPEGELTRYARAELDVEGPRTVVTELTGEEAPDLVLVNDDDLTYCKIRFDENSLATLRAHLGDITDPLARALCWTALWNLTRDGVMPARDFIALVLRFAGRESDIGVLQMLHTWADSALTFYAAPEWRDEGGRALAEGALRELRIAEPGSQNQLTWARFFAAVASSDADLQLLQGLLEGTAKIDGLDVDQELRWSFLGPLAAHGLADEGVLAAELVRDDTASGKRHQVRCLAARPSEAVKAQAWASVVESDSLSNALVGATIAGFAQPSQRELTAPYAPRYFAAIERVWAERSIQIGMDVVRGLFPILQGDQETLDAADLWLDSHASAAPALRRLVLEARDDLARSLRAQVCDAAAAS, encoded by the coding sequence GTGCCCGGTGAGAATCTTTCCCGCGACGAGGCCCAGGAAAGGGCCGCGCTGTTGTCCGTCGACGGGTACGAGGTCTTTCTCGACCTGCGCTCCGCGATCGGCGAGAGCGACCAGGAGCCGCGCACGTTCCGCTCCGTCACCACCCTGCGCTTCCGCTCCGCCGAACCCGGCGCCACGAGCTTCGCCGACCTGATCGCGCCGAGCGTCACCGCGCTCTCCCTCAACGGCAAGGACCTGGACCCCGCCGAGGTCTTCGACGGCACCCGGATCACGCTGGAGGACCTGGCCGCGGAGAACGAGCTGGTGGTGGACGCCCAGTGTGCCTACAGCCGCACCGGCGAGGGCATGCACCGCTTCGTCGACCCGGAGGACGGCGAGGTCTACCTCTACACGCAGTACGAGCCCGCGGACTCCCGGCGTGTCTTCGCCAACTTCGAGCAGCCCGACCTGAAGGCGCCTTTCCGTTTCGAGGTGCGGACCCCGGAGGGGTGGACCGCCTGGTCGAACGGCGCCGGTGAACTGGCCGACGGCGTCTGGAGGTTCGCCGAGACGAAGCCGATCTCGACGTACATCACGGCGGTCGTCGCGGGCCCTTACCACTACGTGACGGACTCCTACAGCCGCACCTTCGACGACGGCACGACGCTGGAGATCCCGCTCGGCGCGATGTGCAGGAAGGGGCTCGCGAAGCACTTCGACGCGGACGACGTCTTCCTGGTCACGAAGCAGGGGCTCGACTTCTTCCACGACAACTTCGACTACCCCTACCCCTTCGGGAAGTACGACCAGGCCTTCGTCCCGGAGTACAACCTGGGCGCGATGGAGAACCCCGGCCTCGTGACCTTCCGGGAGGAGTTCATCTTCCGCGGCAAGGTGACCCAGGCGTCGTACGAGCGCCGGGCCAACGTCATCCTGCACGAGATGGCGCACATGTGGTTCGGCGACCTCGTCACCATGCGCTGGTGGGACGACCTGTGGCTCAAGGAGTCCTTCGCCGACTTCATGGGCGCCTTCTCGATGGTCGAGGCGACGCGCTTCACCAACGGCTGGATCACCTTCGCCAACAACCGCAAGGCGTGGGCCTACCGCGCCGACCAGCTGCCCTCCACGCACCCGGTCACGGCCGACATCCGCGACCTGGAGGACGCCAAGCTCAACTTCGACGGGATCACGTACGCGAAGGGTGCGAGCGTCCTGAAACAGCTCGTCGCCTACGCCGGGCGTGACGCGTTCCTGGAGGGCGCCCGCCGCTACTTCAAGCGGCACGCGTACGGGAACACCCGGCTCGGTGACCTTCTCTCGGTCCTGGAGGAGACCTCGGGGCGCGACATGACCACCTGGTCGCAGGCGTGGCTGCAGACGGCGGGCGTCAACTCCCTGACGCCTCAGGTCCTGCTGAACGCGGAGGGGCGGATCACCGAGCTCTCCGTGATCCAGGAGGCCGCCGAGTCACACCCCGAACTGCGCCCGCACCGGGCGGCGGTGGGACTGTACCGCCGCACGCCCGAAGGCGAGCTGACGCGGTACGCGCGTGCGGAGCTGGACGTCGAGGGGCCGCGCACGGTCGTGACCGAGCTGACCGGCGAGGAGGCTCCCGATCTCGTCCTGGTCAACGACGACGACCTGACGTACTGCAAGATCCGCTTCGACGAGAACTCCCTGGCCACGCTTCGCGCGCACCTCGGTGACATCACCGACCCGCTCGCTCGCGCGCTGTGCTGGACCGCACTGTGGAACCTCACCCGGGACGGGGTCATGCCCGCGCGGGACTTCATCGCTCTCGTGCTGCGCTTCGCGGGGCGTGAGAGCGACATCGGCGTCCTGCAGATGCTGCACACCTGGGCGGACTCGGCCCTCACCTTCTACGCGGCCCCCGAGTGGCGCGACGAGGGCGGGCGCGCGCTCGCCGAGGGCGCGCTGCGGGAGCTGCGGATCGCGGAGCCCGGCAGCCAGAACCAGCTGACGTGGGCGCGGTTCTTCGCCGCGGTGGCGTCGTCGGACGCCGATCTCCAGCTGCTGCAGGGGCTCCTCGAAGGCACCGCGAAGATCGACGGCCTGGACGTCGACCAGGAGCTGCGCTGGTCCTTCCTCGGTCCGCTGGCGGCGCACGGTCTCGCCGACGAGGGGGTGCTCGCCGCCGAGCTGGTCCGTGACGACACCGCTTCGGGCAAGCGGCACCAGGTGCGGTGCCTCGCCGCGCGGCCGTCCGAGGCGGTCAAGGCGCAGGCGTGGGCCTCCGTGGTCGAGTCGGACTCCCTGTCCAACGCGCTGGTGGGGGCGACGATCGCGGGGTTCGCGCAGCCGTCGCAGCGGGAGCTGACCGCTCCGTACGCGCCCCGGTACTTCGCCGCCATCGAGCGGGTGTGGGCCGAGCGGTCCATCCAGATCGGGATGGACGTGGTGAGGGGTCTCTTCCCCATCCTCCAGGGCGACCAGGAGACGCTGGACGCGGCGGACCTGTGGCTCGACTCGCACGCGTCGGCCGCGCCCGCCCTGCGGCGGCTCGTGCTGGAGGCCCGGGACGACCTCGCCCGGTCGCTCCGGGCGCAGGTCTGCGACGCGGCGGCCGCTTCCTAG
- a CDS encoding NUDIX hydrolase encodes MNKELRVAAYAVCVRDGQLLLARWVAGDGSKRWTLPGGGMDHGEDPYDTVIREADEETGYVIEPRALLGIDSLRRRYPRKLGAVADFHGLRIVYEARIAGGELRHERDGSTDLAAWHALGDVPGLDRVGLVDVGLALWRTRPDDGHLTAPS; translated from the coding sequence GTGAACAAAGAGCTCCGGGTGGCGGCCTACGCCGTATGCGTGCGGGACGGGCAGTTGCTGCTCGCCCGCTGGGTGGCGGGCGACGGCAGCAAACGCTGGACGCTGCCCGGCGGCGGAATGGACCACGGCGAGGACCCGTACGACACGGTGATCCGCGAGGCCGACGAGGAGACGGGGTACGTCATCGAGCCCCGCGCGCTCCTCGGCATCGACTCGCTGCGCCGCCGCTACCCGCGCAAGCTCGGAGCCGTCGCCGACTTCCACGGCCTGCGGATCGTCTACGAGGCGCGGATCGCCGGCGGCGAGCTGCGCCACGAGCGGGACGGTTCCACCGATCTCGCGGCCTGGCACGCCCTGGGTGATGTCCCTGGGCTCGACCGGGTCGGCCTCGTCGATGTCGGGCTCGCCCTGTGGCGGACCCGGCCCGACGACGGACACCTGACGGCACCTTCCTGA